DNA sequence from the Pseudomonas fluorescens Q2-87 genome:
GCCAGTCCAGCGGGCGCAGCAGGGCATCCTTGTGCAGCGTGGTGGTGACGTGGCTGGCTACGGCAGTGGTGAGGGTCAGTGAAGTGCCGTCGTTGATGCCATTGAGGGTGTGCGAGCCCAAGGCATTGAGGCTTTCTTCGCCCGACAGTGATTCAGGGTACAACGCCGACAGCGCAGTGGCGGTGAGGGAGAGGGTGGCATTGCTGTCGATACTTCTAGCCATTGTGCGTCTCTGTCACTGCTTGTTAAGCAGGTTTCCTATCCCCATGACCATTCTTTGATCAAAGTTCGGTTGGGCCCGCTTCTCCTGATTATGATTCGTGCAAGTAATCCAAAGATTATTCAGGTCGTTATAGATAAGCTGGAGTTGGGCCAAGTCGTTCCAATCTATGGCGGTGGCTCCCCATGCGGCAAAGCCGTTTGAGATGAGCGCAGCAACATCAGCATCGTAACTATTGGTATTCATAAGGCGTGAAAACGGAGTCCTATGATCGACCTGCGTGTGCTCTTTGACATGCAGCGATCCATTGTTTGTCAGTATTCGAGCATCCATTGCGCAGTAAGGGCAGCGGTAATAATTGAGTACTCGACCGCTGAGGCTTCTTTGCGGAACCGAGGGCGCGTTCTGATAGACCCAGTTGATGGTTTCCACCTCAAGGTAAGGAGTCTCCGGAGCTCCGTATAGCATCATGTTCTTGGCCAATCTCATGTTTCACCTCATGTCATTGGTAGGGTTATTCCAACACCCACTCCGCCAATTTCCCCGTCACCTGCGTCATCAAAACATTCTCGACATCCCGTGCTCCAGCCGCGCTGCACTTGGCGAGTACGGCCTTGACGATCCCGGCATCGAACTCGAACTGCTTGCCCGTCGCGGCCTTGTAGCGCCCACGCAATTTTTCCAGCTTCGCCAGCACAATCCCTTCCAGCGTCGCCTCATCCAGCGGCCGATACGCCACCACCGTCATGCGTGCCAAAAACGCCGGGCGGAACGCTTGCAACAGCACCTTGTGCAAGGCTTCGTTGAAGGCATCGGTGCCCAGTTGCGCAGCCGGCGTATCCAGCAACAGTTCGGCGCCGACGTTGCTGGTGGCGAGCATCACGGTGTTCTTGAAGTCCACCACCAGGCCGGTGCCGTCTTCCATCAAGCCTTTATCGAAGACGTTGTAGAACGCCTCGAGCACATCCGGGTGGGCCTTTTCGATTTCATCGAGCAGCACCACCGAATAAGGCTTGCGCCGCACCGCTTCGGTGAGCACGCCGCCGCTGCCATAACCTACGTAGCCGGGCGGGGCGCCCTTGAGTTGGCTGACGGTGTGGGCTTCCTGATACTCGGAAAGGTTGATGCTGATGAGGTTGCGTTCGCCACCGTACAAGGCATCGGCCAGGGCGTAGGCGGTTTCGGTCTTGCCGACCCCGGTGGGGCCCACCAGCAGGAACACGCCGACTGGTTTCTGCGGATCGGTGAGACCGGCGCGGTAGGCTTGCAGGCGTTGGGCAATGGTATTGAGTGCGGTGCCCTGGCCCATGACCCGCTGGCCCATGCGCTGGCCGAGGGTGCGCACGGCGTGGGCTTCGTCGGCGAGCATTTTGCCGACCGGGATGCCGGTCCATCCGGCGATCACGGCGGCGACGGTCTTGCTGTCCACCTGTTCCGGCACCAGTGGATCGTCCTGGCGAATGGCATCGAGGCCGGCCTCCAGGCGCAGCAGTTCGGCGGCCAGGTGGTCGATGCGGTTATCGAGGTCGGTGTCGGGTTTTTCGCTATCGGCGCGTTCGCTCAGGGCCAGCAGCTCGCGCCGGGTGTCGAGCAGTTCGCGCACTGCTTCGCGTTCTTCGCCCCAGCGGGTTTCCAGTTCGCGGATAGCTTGCACATTGCTGGTCGATTCGTCCTCCAGCAGGGTGATGCGCTCGCGGTGATCCAGCCCGGTGGCCTGTTCCCGGCGCAGGCGTTCGACTTCGTCCTTGAGGCTGTTCTGGCGGTGACGCAGGCTTTCCAGGGGCGGCGGTACGTCGTGCTGGCCAAGGGCGACCCGGGCGCAGGCGGTGTCGAGGACGCTGATGGCTTTGTCCGGCAATTGTCGACCGGAAATGTAGCGGTGGGACAGCTTCACCGCTTCGTGGATGGCCGCGTCCAGCACCTGCACGCCATGGTGCAGTTCCAGTTTGCTCGCCACGCCACGGAGCATTTCCACGGCGGTGATTTCGTCCGGCTCTTCGACTTGCACCAGCTGGAAGCGTCGGGCCAGGGCCGGGTCTTTCTCGAAATATTTTTTGTATTCCAGCCAGGTGGTGGCCGCCAGGGTGCGCAGCTCGCCCCGGGCCAGGGCCGGCTTGAGCAGGTTGGCTGCGTCGCTGCCGCCCTCGGCGCCGCCGGCACCGATCAGCGTGTGGGCTTCGTCAATGAACAGGATGATCGGTTTTTCGGCGCTGCGCACCGCGTCGATCACGCCTTTGAGGCGCTGCTCGAACTCGCCCTTGACCCCCGCGCCGGCCTGCAACAAACCGAGGTCGAGTACCCGCAGGGTGACCTCCTGCAACGAAGGCGGCACATCTCCCGCAGCGATACGCAGGGCCAGGCCTTCGACTACGGCGGTCTTGCCCACGCCTGGCGCGCCCACCAGGATCGGGTTGTTCTGCCGGCGCCTGAGCAGGATATCGATGCACTGGCGGATCTCGCCGTCGCGCCCGACGATGGGGTCGATGCGTCCGGCCCGAGCGTCGGCGGTGAGGTCCTGGGTGTACTGGTCGAGTACCGGGTCCTGTTTCTGAGGGGCGTCACCGGGTTTCGCCGGGCATTTGCCACCGACATGTTCGCGTGAGCTTTCGGTCCACTCCAGAAGATTGGCGCGCAGGGCGTCCCGGGGGATGCGCAACAATGACGAGGCGCTGTTGAGCAGCAAGCTGCGGCGTTCATCGCGGTCCAGCAGCGCGAGCAGCAGCAAGCCGGAACGGATGCTGTCCAGGCCCAGCACACTGGCCTGGACCACGGCGTCTTCCAGCAGGCCGATGGTCTGCGCCGACAGGGCGGGGGTGCGGGTGCTGCCGGATTTGAACAGGTCCAGGGCCTTGTTGGTTTCAGCCGTCACCGCGTCACGTTCGAGGCCGAAGCGCGGCAGCAGGCAAGCGAAGTCGCCGCCTTCGATGTCCATCAGTTCCAGCAGCAAGTGTTCGATTTCCACGTAGTGATGGCTGCGCTGCATGCAGCGTTGTGCGGCCCGTTCGAGGGCGCGGCGGTTGTCCGGGTTGAGGCGACCGATCAGGCTGGCCAGTTCCATGTCAGGTGATCTCCGGCTGACGCAGGCGGGTGACGATCTGTTGCACGGCCAGGTTCGGCTGACGTTGAAGGCCGCCGTTCCAGTTCAACCGGGGCGGTGCCTGGCGGCCCAGTTGCAGTGGGCCGGCCCCGCGGATCAACAGCACCAGGGTGCAGTCCAGGTCGGGACCGAAGTACAAGGCGAACAGGCTGGCGAGCAACGGGTGGGTTTCGCCATTGGGCAGCAGTCCGCTGGCCTGGCCGGCGTTCAGCGGGCCGAGGGTCAGGCGCACACCGGCATGTTCGTCCCAGACTCGGGTGCCGGCCACGGCGCTGCGCCCCAGACGCAGGTTGCGCCCGCCCGGTTGCAGGCGACTGCGGCTGGCGGGCGGGATGTCGCGCCAACTTCCCTCATAGCCGTTGAGCGCCACCGGCAGCCCGAATTGTTCGCGGACTATCGCTGCGAACCCGGCCAGGGAGCGGCGCCCGTCGGCGTACAGCGCGGTGCAGGCCAGCACGGCGGAGTCGGGTGCGGCCTGGCGTTCCTGCAAGGCCTTGGGCAGCAGGCCGGTCAGGGCGCGCAGTTGCGCCTGTACAGCCGAAGACCCTGGCGCGGTGAAGCCCAGGGCGATGCGATGTTTGCGCATCACTTTGTAAAGCAGGCTCAACAAGCGATGTTGGAACAGGTCGAGAAATTCCGCCGGCGCGTGATCCCGCGCTCGCGCCCGTTGTTGCAGCCATTCCTGATAAGCGTAGGGCAGCGGTCCGTCGGGACCGCCGAGACCGAAAATCGGCGTGGTCAGGATCGGTGGCGAGCCGGGTTCCTGGGTCAGGCGTTCGATTTCACTGGCGGCGAACAACGGGGTCAACGGTCCGCGCAGACGCAAGGCTTCGGCGTGCGGCGCGGTGCCGCTGCCCAGGGGTTCGGCCTGGGGATGTTCGCGCTCCAACAGCAGCAATGCCTGGAGCCATTCGAAGCGTTGCGGGTCGCGCCGCAGTCGTTGGCTCAGGTTCAGAGCGTCAGGGGTTTGCCGGCTTGGGGTTGCCATGTCTTCACCTCCTTGTCGGACTGGACCAGCACGGTGCGCACGAAGCGATTGGCGGTGGCATAGAGGGAAAAGAACTGCGCCAGCACCCCGGAGAACAGCACGGCGCTGCTGCCGACGAAGTGTTGCGGGTCCAGTTGCAGGCGTACTTCCAAGCCATTGCGCCAACCGCGCCAGGCATCCTCGCCGACGTGGGCGATGACCCGATCGCAGCCCAGCCCGAGCACCCCTTCGATCTGGCGCCGGGCACTGGCCTCGTCGCGCAGGTTGTGCAGTTCGAGGATTTCCCGCAGCGCGTCCAGTGCCTGGGGACCTTCGACCAGCGACAAGTGGTTGAGGGTCAACTGCGACACCAGGCGCCAGCGCGACTCCCCGTCCAGCCGTGGCAGGCTCTGGGGGCTGGGAGGGTTGCGCAAACGGGCCCAGGCCACCGGCCCCGGACGCTCGAAGCCCAACGGTGTGCCGGCCGGCAGGCTTTGGGCAAGGTGGCGATTGGTGCACAACAGTTCCGCGGTCAGGCTGTAGTCACGGGTCTGGGCGAGCGGGTCGAACTGGGTGTCCACCAGGCTGACCATCAGATCGGTGCCCAGTCGGTTGGGGCTCATGCCGCTGACCCGACGCGCGTGCCAGTAACAGGTCTGGTCGCTGCCGTGCTGGCTGCCGTAATAGGCCGGCACTTTGCGCACGCCCTGGCTGGACGTCGCACGCATGCCTCGAATGCTATGGATCTCGACGCTGTTTTCGCGGTGACTGTCGGCCACCAACCGGTATTCGCTACGGGTGCCGTCCGGGCGCAGGGGCTCGGACGTCCGGGGAAAAAGGTTGATCACCGGCGTGCAGCCCAGGGCGATGTCGCTGGCTTGCAGCGGCAAGCGATTGGCGGGCGCCCGGTCGAAAACGATGTACAGGTACAGCGCCGGGTTGTCGCTGGCGGCTCCGGCCAATGGCAGGTCGAAAAAGCCGAACTTGTCGGGAAAGGCAAAGTACTCCGCGAGCAAGCGCATGCCGGGATGCACGCCGTCTTCGTCCGGCAACAAGACTTCGTCACTGCCGAAGCCGACGATTTGCGGCAAGCCCACCAGTGGTTCCGGCACGCTGCCCGGTGGGCCGGCCAGGACTTTGATGGCATGGGCGCCCAGCAAATCGTAGAGCCAGGCGTTGATCATCGGCGAGGCCGCAAGGTGCACTCGCAGGCGGTCGATGCCCAGGGTCGACCATTGGCTTTCCCCCAGGCAGCGCAGGTTCAGGCGCAAGGCCGAGCGCGCCTGCACCACGCCGGTCAGCGCCTGGGCCTCGTCACTGCCCAGCAGCAACGCTTCGCTGACTTCAATCGGCCACAGGTGCACGGCGGCCGTGGTGCGGAAATGAATGCTCTGGCCCGTGTCGGTGGTGACGAACAACGGTGTGTCCCGAGGCAGCGGGTAGCCCTCGTTGAGGTTGCCTTTGCTCGGGTCGGGTTCGAACTGCACGATTGCGCACGATGGCAGCGGGCGCATGGCCAATGGGTAAAGCTGTTCGAGCAGGGCGTCGCTGAACTCGGCGTAATCGTCGTCGAGCCTGCGTTGCAGGCGCGCGGCCAACAGCGCGAAGCCTTCCAGCAGGCGCTCGACGTGCGGGTCGGGGCATTCGCCGGGGGATAGCTCCAGGCGCCGGGCGACCTTGGGGTAACGTTCGGCGAACAGGCTACCGGCGTGCCGCAGCCAAGTCAGTTCACGCTGGTAATAATCGAGCAGTTGCGGGTCAATCGAGTCGCTCATGTCGTACCTCAAGGCCGTCGCCGGCGTGCTCGATGACAAATGCCACAGGCCATGAGTGCAGGTCGCCGCGCAGCTCGCCCGACAGCCGTATGCACAATTGCTGCGGATGACCCGGCACCGGCGTGACCTGCACCTCGCCGAGTTGCAGGCGCGGTTCGAAATGGGTGACGGCCTGGCGGATTTCCCGAGTCAGTTGGCGACGATCATCGCTGCGCTGCTGTTGCAGCGCGGTCCAGTCGGCGATGCCGTAATCCAGGATGCTCGGCGGCTCGGTCAGCGCCCGTGGGCCGCGTCGGGTATTGAACAGGCGTTGCAGTTCGGCATGGACCGAGTCCTGCAACGCCTGTCGATCGAACGTCCGGCCTGTATCGTCCGCCGGGCTGGCCAGGCGTTCGAACAGGGGCGGGCGAAGCCCGAAACCGGCCATGGGCGCGCGCCGTCACTTGGTCATTTTGTTGGCCGCCAAGTCCCAGGTCGTGCCCGCCGTGCCTTCCTTGGTGCCGTCGTCTTTCTGGGCGGTGAGCTCCCATTTGATCTTGGTGAAGTTCAGCGACAGGGTTTCCACCGGCTTGCCGCCAGTACCGCCGCTGACGCTGACGTTGGACAGCACGACGTTGGTCAGGGTGTAGATGATGAACGGCATGAGTTTGCCACTGCCCTCGGCGGCGTT
Encoded proteins:
- the tssG gene encoding type VI secretion system baseplate subunit TssG, producing the protein MATPSRQTPDALNLSQRLRRDPQRFEWLQALLLLEREHPQAEPLGSGTAPHAEALRLRGPLTPLFAASEIERLTQEPGSPPILTTPIFGLGGPDGPLPYAYQEWLQQRARARDHAPAEFLDLFQHRLLSLLYKVMRKHRIALGFTAPGSSAVQAQLRALTGLLPKALQERQAAPDSAVLACTALYADGRRSLAGFAAIVREQFGLPVALNGYEGSWRDIPPASRSRLQPGGRNLRLGRSAVAGTRVWDEHAGVRLTLGPLNAGQASGLLPNGETHPLLASLFALYFGPDLDCTLVLLIRGAGPLQLGRQAPPRLNWNGGLQRQPNLAVQQIVTRLRQPEIT
- the tssF gene encoding type VI secretion system baseplate subunit TssF, with amino-acid sequence MSDSIDPQLLDYYQRELTWLRHAGSLFAERYPKVARRLELSPGECPDPHVERLLEGFALLAARLQRRLDDDYAEFSDALLEQLYPLAMRPLPSCAIVQFEPDPSKGNLNEGYPLPRDTPLFVTTDTGQSIHFRTTAAVHLWPIEVSEALLLGSDEAQALTGVVQARSALRLNLRCLGESQWSTLGIDRLRVHLAASPMINAWLYDLLGAHAIKVLAGPPGSVPEPLVGLPQIVGFGSDEVLLPDEDGVHPGMRLLAEYFAFPDKFGFFDLPLAGAASDNPALYLYIVFDRAPANRLPLQASDIALGCTPVINLFPRTSEPLRPDGTRSEYRLVADSHRENSVEIHSIRGMRATSSQGVRKVPAYYGSQHGSDQTCYWHARRVSGMSPNRLGTDLMVSLVDTQFDPLAQTRDYSLTAELLCTNRHLAQSLPAGTPLGFERPGPVAWARLRNPPSPQSLPRLDGESRWRLVSQLTLNHLSLVEGPQALDALREILELHNLRDEASARRQIEGVLGLGCDRVIAHVGEDAWRGWRNGLEVRLQLDPQHFVGSSAVLFSGVLAQFFSLYATANRFVRTVLVQSDKEVKTWQPQAGKPLTL
- the tssH gene encoding type VI secretion system ATPase TssH, whose amino-acid sequence is MELASLIGRLNPDNRRALERAAQRCMQRSHHYVEIEHLLLELMDIEGGDFACLLPRFGLERDAVTAETNKALDLFKSGSTRTPALSAQTIGLLEDAVVQASVLGLDSIRSGLLLLALLDRDERRSLLLNSASSLLRIPRDALRANLLEWTESSREHVGGKCPAKPGDAPQKQDPVLDQYTQDLTADARAGRIDPIVGRDGEIRQCIDILLRRRQNNPILVGAPGVGKTAVVEGLALRIAAGDVPPSLQEVTLRVLDLGLLQAGAGVKGEFEQRLKGVIDAVRSAEKPIILFIDEAHTLIGAGGAEGGSDAANLLKPALARGELRTLAATTWLEYKKYFEKDPALARRFQLVQVEEPDEITAVEMLRGVASKLELHHGVQVLDAAIHEAVKLSHRYISGRQLPDKAISVLDTACARVALGQHDVPPPLESLRHRQNSLKDEVERLRREQATGLDHRERITLLEDESTSNVQAIRELETRWGEEREAVRELLDTRRELLALSERADSEKPDTDLDNRIDHLAAELLRLEAGLDAIRQDDPLVPEQVDSKTVAAVIAGWTGIPVGKMLADEAHAVRTLGQRMGQRVMGQGTALNTIAQRLQAYRAGLTDPQKPVGVFLLVGPTGVGKTETAYALADALYGGERNLISINLSEYQEAHTVSQLKGAPPGYVGYGSGGVLTEAVRRKPYSVVLLDEIEKAHPDVLEAFYNVFDKGLMEDGTGLVVDFKNTVMLATSNVGAELLLDTPAAQLGTDAFNEALHKVLLQAFRPAFLARMTVVAYRPLDEATLEGIVLAKLEKLRGRYKAATGKQFEFDAGIVKAVLAKCSAAGARDVENVLMTQVTGKLAEWVLE
- the tssE gene encoding type VI secretion system baseplate subunit TssE encodes the protein MAGFGLRPPLFERLASPADDTGRTFDRQALQDSVHAELQRLFNTRRGPRALTEPPSILDYGIADWTALQQQRSDDRRQLTREIRQAVTHFEPRLQLGEVQVTPVPGHPQQLCIRLSGELRGDLHSWPVAFVIEHAGDGLEVRHERLD